The following are from one region of the Bacteroidetes Order II. bacterium genome:
- a CDS encoding phosphatidate cytidylyltransferase yields MTTTPNHIPFWAELSRKAVHLSSLGISAFVWIWGAGLALKILIPLCLLFFLGDLLRAHSEPFRSFINQYFAFMMRDFELIPKKLIINGATWVLLGAVLTFSLFPQDIALASFSILILGDAFAAIIGRLYGKTPLWNTGKSIEGSIAFVLFSCMVFPFVPSIGFFALITAILFAALAEALPLPLDDNIRIPIVAGCTLWLFQLF; encoded by the coding sequence GTGACTACAACCCCCAACCACATTCCCTTCTGGGCAGAGCTTAGCCGCAAAGCCGTACACCTAAGTTCTTTGGGCATTTCTGCTTTTGTATGGATTTGGGGCGCTGGGCTTGCGCTCAAAATTTTAATTCCACTCTGCCTATTGTTTTTTTTAGGAGATTTACTGCGGGCGCATTCGGAACCCTTCCGGTCGTTCATCAACCAATATTTTGCCTTTATGATGCGGGACTTTGAGCTGATCCCCAAAAAACTCATCATAAACGGGGCTACGTGGGTCTTGCTGGGCGCTGTTCTTACCTTTTCGTTGTTCCCACAAGATATCGCCCTTGCATCTTTTAGTATTTTGATTCTGGGCGACGCCTTTGCAGCCATTATAGGACGTCTTTATGGCAAAACCCCTTTATGGAATACCGGAAAAAGTATTGAGGGTAGCATTGCCTTTGTTCTGTTTTCGTGCATGGTTTTTCCCTTTGTGCCTTCAATCGGTTTTTTTGCATTGATAACCGCCATACTGTTTGCAGCCTTGGCAGAAGCTTTGCCTTTGCCATTAGACGACAATATCCGGATTCCTATTGTGGCAGGATGCACCCTATGGCTGTTTCAACTGTTTTGA
- a CDS encoding DUF1501 domain-containing protein: MCQSSSKDQNTSHDDLGRFGDSLSHGDAHAQDHARWTRRDFLYRVGAASLGASLMMSGLPVRAYGGSRLLERLSLLNTDKILVIIQLNGGNDGLNTIIPVTNDRYYSNRPNIGIKAADAIKLSDEYYIHKSLSSLQHAWGNDEMAILHSVGYPTPNLSHFRATDIWVSGSGSGDYWEDGWIGRSLDTEYPEYKNNPTPYPLAVQIGSVASMLFRGPDTAMGLSVSDPSEFYRIVSGGAVYDPDDVPTSHYGTELSYVRSVANDSVVYGTALKTSYDKTKATVTYPSTTFAGSLAIVSRLIRGELGARIYHVSLSGFDTHASQATTQANLLLQLGDAVKAFTDELNAAGYGDRVLSMTFSEFGRRVKENGSSGTDHGTAAPMFLFGKGVNGGFFGTGPDLVNLDAGGNIKYSTDFRAVYGTVLLNWFGMSQNEVQQILGLPSFSVGGYLPPIVATPSYQEEPLPHGIVLEQNFPNPFKDLTTIRFTLPQPMKASLRVYDLNGRMIAKLTDSFHDAGNHDIRFNGDWLPNGRYLVRLETPVGATTRQMTINH, encoded by the coding sequence ATGTGTCAATCTTCTTCCAAAGACCAAAACACGTCCCATGATGACTTGGGCCGTTTCGGTGATTCGCTCTCACACGGCGACGCCCACGCCCAAGACCATGCCCGCTGGACCCGCCGCGATTTTCTGTATCGGGTAGGGGCAGCTTCCCTTGGTGCCAGTCTCATGATGAGTGGACTACCCGTTCGGGCCTATGGTGGCAGCCGATTATTGGAACGGTTGTCCCTGCTCAATACCGATAAAATTCTGGTCATTATCCAACTGAACGGCGGGAACGATGGGCTAAACACCATTATTCCGGTTACGAATGACCGTTACTACAGCAATCGTCCTAATATTGGGATCAAGGCCGCAGATGCTATTAAGCTATCTGATGAGTATTATATACACAAATCATTAAGCAGCCTTCAACATGCTTGGGGGAACGATGAAATGGCCATATTACACTCAGTAGGTTATCCAACTCCCAATTTGTCCCATTTTCGGGCAACAGATATTTGGGTATCAGGCAGTGGTTCGGGCGACTATTGGGAGGATGGCTGGATTGGCCGCAGTTTAGACACCGAATATCCGGAATACAAAAACAATCCAACGCCCTACCCCCTAGCGGTCCAAATTGGATCGGTGGCCTCCATGTTGTTCCGAGGACCCGATACCGCTATGGGCTTGTCCGTCTCCGATCCATCAGAATTCTACCGGATTGTTTCGGGAGGCGCAGTTTATGATCCCGACGATGTGCCTACTTCCCATTATGGAACAGAACTATCGTATGTACGGTCTGTCGCAAATGACTCTGTGGTGTACGGAACGGCACTCAAAACCTCTTATGATAAGACTAAAGCAACCGTCACCTATCCTTCTACCACTTTTGCAGGGAGTTTAGCCATCGTCTCTCGGCTTATTCGGGGCGAATTAGGGGCTCGTATTTACCACGTGTCTCTGAGCGGGTTCGATACACACGCCTCTCAGGCAACGACCCAAGCAAACTTACTACTTCAGTTGGGGGATGCCGTTAAAGCCTTTACGGATGAACTTAATGCTGCCGGATATGGTGACCGCGTACTATCCATGACTTTCTCGGAGTTTGGACGGCGTGTAAAAGAAAATGGCTCCTCTGGCACCGACCACGGCACCGCAGCGCCCATGTTCCTTTTCGGAAAAGGTGTTAATGGTGGTTTTTTTGGAACAGGTCCAGACCTTGTGAACCTTGATGCGGGTGGGAATATCAAATACAGTACCGACTTCCGGGCGGTTTATGGTACCGTACTCCTCAATTGGTTTGGCATGTCTCAGAACGAGGTTCAACAAATTTTAGGCTTGCCATCGTTTTCTGTAGGAGGCTATTTACCGCCTATCGTCGCCACGCCCAGCTACCAAGAAGAACCATTACCACACGGCATTGTTCTGGAACAAAATTTCCCGAATCCCTTTAAGGATCTGACAACCATTCGCTTTACGCTTCCACAGCCGATGAAGGCAAGTTTGCGTGTATATGACCTAAACGGACGGATGATCGCCAAACTTACAGATTCTTTTCATGATGCAGGGAACCACGATATTCGTTTTAATGGAGATTGGCTACCAAATGGCCGCTATCTCGTCCGATTGGAAACGCCAGTGGGCGCCACCACCCGACAAATGACCATCAACCATTAA
- a CDS encoding DUF1800 domain-containing protein has product MNNFDNHPISSTPKQGAPMPTAPVVAGGLEPYVPTSTMPWNRERVMHLLRRTGFGAPYNEVSSFLNRTPLEAINQIINNALNLPLPTTPSWATTGYPASTATQAEKDLYNTNARNWLYEYQNTWYKEMRGGALREKLTLFWSNHFVTAYGSYNNNGPFGYQYIDLLRRYALGNFSQLVREVGKLPAMLYYLNGRDNRKGAPNENYARELLELFTMGIGNYTQEDIVQTAKALTGWQVNTQTLSSFFNSTRFETGNKTIFGKTGAWGYDDVINLIFSERKTETARFVCWKLYQFFVYFIPNETIVTQLADQLIAHNFEITPILRTLFASTHFFESVFIGAKYKSPVELTVGLFNEVGLPAFTEANYTSIVRTYLNRADQMLMSPPNVAGWPEYRSWISTNALTRRWDLLNILALGTKTIPALPVKNFALGLPNVGNAYELAFELANRIVSVPFPETEKTALGKKLLDGMPDYEWSINASTAESKLKNFLRYLVRLPEFQLC; this is encoded by the coding sequence ATGAACAATTTTGACAACCATCCGATTTCCTCGACACCCAAACAGGGTGCGCCGATGCCTACCGCACCAGTTGTGGCGGGCGGTTTAGAACCCTATGTTCCGACTTCAACAATGCCTTGGAACCGTGAGCGGGTGATGCACTTACTGCGAAGAACGGGCTTTGGTGCGCCATACAACGAAGTAAGTTCTTTTTTGAACCGTACCCCACTCGAGGCAATAAACCAGATCATCAACAATGCGTTGAACCTGCCCCTTCCAACCACTCCGTCGTGGGCTACAACAGGATACCCCGCCTCGACAGCAACCCAAGCGGAGAAGGATTTATACAATACCAACGCCCGCAACTGGTTGTATGAATATCAAAATACATGGTATAAGGAAATGCGGGGCGGAGCACTGCGCGAGAAACTGACCCTTTTCTGGAGTAACCATTTTGTGACGGCCTATGGCAGCTACAATAATAATGGCCCTTTTGGGTATCAATATATTGACCTGTTGCGGCGATATGCCCTTGGAAATTTCAGCCAATTGGTGCGGGAGGTGGGCAAGCTTCCGGCGATGCTCTATTACTTAAATGGCAGGGACAACCGAAAGGGAGCACCCAATGAAAACTATGCCCGTGAATTATTGGAACTTTTTACGATGGGGATTGGGAATTATACCCAAGAAGACATTGTTCAAACGGCCAAAGCCCTCACTGGATGGCAAGTTAATACACAAACCCTGAGTTCGTTTTTTAACAGTACGCGCTTTGAGACGGGCAATAAAACGATTTTTGGAAAAACAGGTGCCTGGGGATACGACGATGTCATCAACCTTATCTTTTCTGAACGAAAAACAGAAACCGCACGATTTGTTTGCTGGAAGTTGTATCAGTTTTTTGTGTATTTTATCCCCAATGAAACCATCGTTACACAATTGGCCGACCAACTGATCGCCCATAATTTTGAAATCACACCCATACTCCGGACCTTATTTGCGAGTACACACTTTTTTGAAAGCGTCTTTATTGGCGCCAAATACAAAAGTCCGGTAGAACTAACGGTTGGCCTTTTTAACGAAGTGGGTTTACCCGCTTTTACAGAAGCAAATTACACCTCCATCGTCCGTACCTATTTGAACCGAGCGGATCAAATGCTGATGTCTCCTCCCAATGTTGCTGGATGGCCCGAGTATCGTTCGTGGATCTCGACCAATGCACTGACAAGGCGGTGGGATTTATTAAACATTCTTGCATTGGGTACCAAGACGATTCCAGCCCTACCTGTAAAAAACTTTGCGCTGGGCCTGCCAAATGTAGGGAATGCCTATGAGTTGGCCTTTGAACTCGCGAATCGGATTGTTTCGGTTCCTTTCCCCGAAACAGAGAAAACGGCTTTGGGGAAGAAATTATTAGATGGTATGCCAGACTATGAGTGGTCTATCAATGCCTCAACAGCCGAAAGCAAACTCAAAAATTTCCTCCGTTACTTGGTTAGACTACCAGAATTCCAGTTGTGCTGA